A part of Sporanaerobacter acetigenes DSM 13106 genomic DNA contains:
- a CDS encoding ABC transporter permease: MEEISKDKFKKVPMDVSRGDKMARPRMGYWQDAWRRLKTNKVAMLSIIILLTLVVMTVIGPHLNGYSYKTVDPSKVNMKPNSEHWFGTDELGRDVFSRVWQAGRISMVIGILGAIIDTVIGCIYGGIAAYFGGKVDNIMMRIVEILISIPYLIVVILISIVTESRSLGTMILSLTLTGWCGMARLVRGQMLQVKQQEYIMAAETLGVSPWKIITRHLIPNVLGIVIVAITFDIPGYIFAETFLSYIGLGVQPPNTSWGALASAAQQNFIFYPHQMFFPSLMIALTMLSFTLLGDGLRDALDPKLRQ, encoded by the coding sequence ATGGAAGAAATTTCTAAGGATAAATTTAAAAAAGTGCCAATGGATGTTTCTAGGGGAGATAAAATGGCAAGACCTAGAATGGGATATTGGCAAGATGCATGGAGAAGACTTAAGACAAATAAAGTGGCTATGTTATCAATTATTATTTTATTGACTTTAGTGGTAATGACAGTAATAGGACCTCATTTAAATGGATATTCTTACAAAACGGTAGATCCTTCAAAGGTGAATATGAAGCCTAATAGTGAACATTGGTTTGGTACTGATGAATTGGGAAGGGACGTTTTTTCAAGAGTTTGGCAGGCAGGTAGAATTTCCATGGTTATTGGTATTTTAGGTGCAATTATAGATACTGTAATTGGTTGCATATATGGAGGAATTGCAGCTTATTTTGGTGGGAAAGTAGATAATATTATGATGAGAATTGTAGAAATACTCATTAGTATTCCTTATTTAATTGTAGTCATTCTTATTTCAATAGTGACTGAATCTAGAAGTTTAGGAACTATGATTTTATCTTTAACTTTGACTGGATGGTGTGGCATGGCAAGATTGGTTAGAGGTCAAATGCTACAAGTAAAACAACAAGAATATATAATGGCAGCAGAAACATTGGGAGTTAGTCCTTGGAAGATAATCACTAGACATCTTATACCTAATGTTCTTGGAATTGTTATAGTTGCTATAACTTTCGATATTCCAGGATATATTTTTGCTGAAACATTTTTGTCATATATAGGGCTCGGAGTACAGCCTCCAAATACTTCTTGGGGTGCATTAGCTTCAGCGGCACAACAGAACTTTATCTTCTATCCTCATCAGATGTTTTTCCCTTCTTTAATGATTGCTTTAACTATGTTGTCATTTACACTTTTAGGTGATGGACTTAGAGATGCACTAGATCCAAAATTACGTCAATAA
- a CDS encoding ABC transporter permease, with the protein MGKYIVKRIGYMFLTLFIIMTLTFFLMHSIPGDPLAHMAKKLPEQIRLNYYEKYGLDKPVVVQYGKFLKNVFTKGDFGESLRYPGRPVTDTILKHARISGKLGFQALFIGVMIGIVLGIVAALNRNRWPDYLVMFVAIVGVTVPVFIIAALLQYVFTVKLELLPTFGWGEFKYTILPTIAMCFGSIATYARYMRSNVLEVINQDYILTAQAKGVSPFNVVRKHVFRNAILPAITILGPQIAGIFTGSFVIEKIFGIPGLGFYYVSAINDRDYTMIIGTTIFFAALFVFSQLVVDLLYGVVDPRIRVSNDK; encoded by the coding sequence ATGGGTAAATATATTGTAAAGAGAATTGGCTATATGTTTCTTACCCTATTTATCATTATGACATTGACGTTTTTTTTAATGCATAGTATACCTGGGGATCCATTAGCACATATGGCTAAAAAATTGCCAGAACAAATTAGACTCAATTATTATGAGAAATATGGATTAGACAAACCAGTTGTAGTTCAATATGGAAAGTTTTTAAAAAATGTTTTTACAAAAGGAGATTTCGGTGAGTCTTTAAGATATCCTGGTAGACCTGTTACGGATACTATATTGAAACATGCGAGAATATCAGGAAAATTGGGTTTTCAGGCGTTATTTATAGGAGTTATGATAGGAATTGTTTTAGGTATAGTTGCAGCTTTAAACAGGAATAGATGGCCAGATTATTTAGTTATGTTTGTTGCTATAGTTGGAGTTACGGTGCCAGTGTTTATTATAGCTGCATTACTTCAGTATGTATTTACTGTAAAGCTTGAGTTGTTGCCGACATTTGGTTGGGGAGAGTTTAAATATACGATACTTCCTACAATTGCTATGTGTTTTGGGTCTATAGCAACTTATGCTAGATATATGCGTTCTAATGTACTTGAAGTAATCAATCAAGATTATATTCTTACGGCTCAAGCTAAAGGAGTTAGTCCTTTTAATGTGGTTAGAAAGCATGTATTTAGAAATGCTATTTTACCTGCTATTACTATCTTAGGACCCCAAATAGCTGGAATTTTTACAGGTTCTTTTGTTATAGAGAAAATATTTGGAATTCCAGGACTTGGATTTTATTATGTAAGCGCTATCAATGATAGAGACTATACTATGATAATAGGTACTACAATTTTCTTTGCAGCATTATTTGTATTTTCACAATTAGTGGTTGATTTATTGTATGGAGTAGTAGATCCAAGAATAAGAGTTTCAAATGATAAGTAG
- a CDS encoding peptide ABC transporter substrate-binding protein — protein MKTKKYISLVVVLALLLTTLVGCGKESKTVDKGRKDEGQAVEQEIDSEQYLNLIMSAEPSTLDASKGADSYSNGILNNVLEPLTRLEEDKDLKNVLAPAGAEGWEHNEDGTVWTFKIRDAKWSDGEPVRAQDYEYGIKRTLKPDTAAPYAYLLAPIKNAAKVNSGELPVEELGVKSLDDKTLEITLESPTPYFLQLTYQRVMLPQRQDMVEKHGDKYGSEIDTLVYNGPFIISNWAHNSEMVLAKNENYWDADKVKLNNINVKILSDENAIYNSLANGSIDSTGVGKPEWIERFKGNKDLEQLEVINPSTFFMFFNTQDELFKNANVRKAFSLAIDREELADVIFHGINVPAYGWVSPSISVEDNEYRTLVEEPLKKLAEENKDPKALLVKGLEELGMDTDTSKLTVKMTLGSTDQWFRTYGEYVQQMYNENLGINFEVEFVEWPVFSSMVEKGEFQIGYMAWGAEFNDPISLLSLLKSDSGAIQTGWSNARYDELISLASKEMDAEKRLEYYTEAEKILLYDESVLAPTVYPRSNVFKYKYVNGLGVTPFGTSGYKYGYTQGR, from the coding sequence ATGAAAACTAAGAAGTATATATCTTTAGTTGTTGTGTTAGCATTGCTTCTAACAACTCTTGTGGGTTGTGGAAAAGAGTCTAAAACCGTTGATAAAGGTAGAAAAGATGAAGGACAGGCAGTAGAACAAGAAATTGACAGTGAACAATACTTAAATCTTATCATGAGTGCTGAACCTAGTACATTGGACGCTTCTAAAGGTGCGGATTCCTATTCAAATGGAATTTTAAACAATGTACTTGAACCACTTACTAGATTAGAAGAGGACAAGGATTTAAAAAACGTTTTAGCTCCAGCAGGTGCTGAAGGCTGGGAACACAATGAAGATGGTACTGTATGGACTTTCAAAATAAGAGACGCAAAATGGTCTGATGGAGAACCAGTTAGAGCTCAAGATTATGAATATGGCATCAAAAGAACATTAAAACCAGATACAGCTGCACCATATGCTTATTTATTGGCTCCTATAAAAAATGCGGCAAAAGTAAATAGTGGAGAATTGCCAGTAGAAGAATTAGGGGTAAAATCTCTTGATGACAAAACTCTTGAGATAACCCTTGAATCTCCTACACCATATTTCTTGCAATTAACTTATCAAAGAGTTATGTTGCCACAAAGGCAAGATATGGTAGAAAAACATGGAGATAAATATGGTTCAGAAATTGATACTTTAGTATATAATGGACCATTCATTATATCAAATTGGGCACACAATAGTGAAATGGTTTTAGCAAAAAATGAAAATTACTGGGATGCAGATAAAGTTAAATTGAACAATATAAATGTTAAAATACTTTCTGATGAAAATGCTATTTACAATTCTTTAGCAAATGGTTCTATAGATTCAACAGGTGTTGGCAAACCAGAATGGATAGAGAGATTTAAAGGAAATAAGGATTTAGAACAACTTGAAGTAATTAATCCAAGCACATTTTTTATGTTTTTTAATACTCAAGATGAGTTATTCAAAAATGCCAATGTGAGAAAGGCCTTTTCTCTAGCTATAGATAGAGAAGAATTGGCAGATGTTATATTCCATGGAATCAATGTTCCAGCATATGGTTGGGTATCTCCAAGTATATCAGTTGAAGATAATGAGTATAGAACTTTAGTTGAAGAACCACTAAAGAAATTAGCGGAAGAAAACAAAGATCCCAAAGCTCTTTTAGTTAAAGGTCTAGAGGAGCTAGGAATGGATACGGATACATCTAAACTTACTGTGAAGATGACTCTAGGTTCAACTGATCAATGGTTTAGAACTTATGGAGAATATGTACAACAAATGTACAATGAAAATCTTGGAATTAACTTTGAAGTAGAATTTGTTGAATGGCCAGTATTTTCATCCATGGTAGAAAAAGGTGAATTCCAAATTGGCTATATGGCTTGGGGAGCAGAGTTCAATGATCCTATATCATTGCTTAGCTTGTTGAAATCTGATTCAGGAGCAATTCAAACAGGTTGGTCCAATGCTAGATATGATGAACTTATAAGTTTAGCGTCTAAGGAAATGGATGCTGAAAAACGCTTAGAATATTATACTGAAGCTGAAAAAATATTGTTATACGATGAATCTGTATTGGCACCAACAGTATATCCAAGATCTAATGTATTTAAATATAAATATGTTAATGGTTTAGGAGTTACTCCATTTGGTACTTCAGGATATAAATACGGATATACTCAAGGAAGATAA
- a CDS encoding ArsR family transcriptional regulator, which produces MDYEIEYNKAIEFINAIFKYSSSKQQQSVWNSKTLQNDPAKGLLDFSPSKEVKSWLKYVDVHISPFLRNDIVFIAGKTINLLDVCFELIIKSDLKEPCELIETLKKLNSSTLVELIYEKYDSNVSIESDDRIIKNALTEISDEEMSSIFIQVKNHSEEYKAKVIKIFEEFYKLYYKPFEDKVYVFMEERCKKHNKIFKKDPVNFLNTIGLGDYSKLIIEKKKFRILVSFYIDLGVFHFNVDNNFIMLFGHTVEHRFDNKLTREKCKALFKALSDETRLDIIKITSQRPWYNKELADYFDLSTATLSYHLNLLLDLGILNFEPSVNNRYYYTTDKENLKALFDMALNEIIE; this is translated from the coding sequence TTGGACTATGAAATAGAATACAACAAAGCCATCGAATTTATAAATGCCATATTTAAATATTCAAGTAGCAAGCAACAACAATCTGTGTGGAATAGTAAGACTTTGCAAAATGACCCAGCAAAAGGGCTTCTGGATTTTTCTCCTAGCAAAGAAGTAAAAAGTTGGCTTAAATATGTGGATGTTCATATTTCACCTTTTTTAAGAAATGACATCGTTTTTATAGCAGGAAAAACTATCAATTTGTTAGATGTTTGCTTTGAATTAATCATAAAAAGCGATCTAAAAGAACCCTGTGAATTAATTGAAACATTGAAAAAATTAAATAGTTCAACCCTTGTTGAACTGATCTATGAAAAATATGATTCCAATGTAAGTATAGAAAGTGATGATAGGATAATAAAAAATGCTCTAACCGAGATTTCCGATGAGGAAATGTCTTCTATTTTCATACAAGTAAAAAATCATTCCGAAGAATACAAGGCAAAAGTAATAAAAATATTTGAAGAATTTTATAAATTGTATTACAAACCTTTTGAAGATAAAGTATATGTTTTTATGGAAGAAAGATGCAAAAAACACAACAAGATATTTAAAAAAGATCCTGTAAATTTTTTAAATACTATTGGATTAGGAGATTATTCAAAGTTAATAATCGAAAAAAAGAAATTTAGGATTTTGGTTAGCTTTTATATTGACTTAGGAGTATTTCATTTCAATGTTGATAACAATTTTATTATGCTATTTGGACATACTGTAGAACATAGATTTGACAACAAGCTTACTCGTGAAAAATGTAAAGCTTTATTTAAAGCTCTTTCTGATGAAACAAGATTAGATATAATAAAAATCACCAGTCAACGTCCTTGGTATAATAAAGAGTTGGCAGATTACTTTGATTTATCTACAGCTACTTTATCCTATCATTTGAATTTACTACTTGATCTAGGAATACTTAATTTCGAGCCTAGCGTCAACAATAGATATTATTACACAACAGATAAGGAAAATTTAAAAGCATTGTTCGATATGGCTTTAAATGAAATAATTGAGTAA
- a CDS encoding pyridoxamine kinase produces MKSPVKRVAAIHDLSGFGRASLTTIMPILSTMGIQVCPFPTAILSTQTDGFEDFTFVDLTDHMESYMNHWKRENIDFDCIYSGFLGSPRQIDTIFKFIESFKSPSNLMVVDPVMGDNGDLYTTMDMNMVEKMRQLIKKADIITPNFTEAAYLLGKSNVSSVREDEIKEWLVELSDMGPEIVVITSVPDEYKENNTDVIAYDNTNNKFWKVSCKYIPVKYPGTGDAFTSVLVGSLLTGDSLPMALDRAAQFITSAIRASYGFGYSEREGVLLERVLDTLKYPIMNSHYELME; encoded by the coding sequence ATGAAAAGTCCAGTGAAAAGAGTTGCTGCTATTCATGATTTGTCTGGATTTGGCAGAGCATCTTTAACTACAATAATGCCTATACTTTCAACAATGGGTATTCAAGTATGCCCTTTTCCAACGGCAATATTATCTACTCAAACTGATGGATTTGAAGATTTTACATTTGTAGATTTAACTGATCATATGGAAAGCTATATGAATCATTGGAAGAGAGAAAATATAGATTTTGATTGCATATACAGTGGGTTTTTAGGTTCACCAAGACAAATAGATACAATATTTAAGTTTATTGAAAGTTTTAAAAGTCCTTCCAATCTAATGGTAGTAGATCCTGTCATGGGGGATAATGGAGATTTATATACAACCATGGATATGAATATGGTAGAAAAGATGAGACAGTTGATAAAAAAAGCAGATATTATAACTCCCAATTTCACAGAAGCGGCATATTTGTTGGGTAAGTCTAATGTGAGTAGTGTTAGAGAAGATGAAATAAAAGAATGGTTGGTTGAATTGTCAGACATGGGACCAGAGATAGTTGTTATAACATCTGTTCCAGATGAGTATAAAGAAAACAATACTGATGTTATAGCTTATGATAATACAAATAATAAGTTTTGGAAAGTGAGCTGTAAGTATATTCCTGTCAAATATCCAGGTACAGGAGATGCATTTACATCAGTATTAGTTGGGAGCTTACTCACAGGAGATAGCTTGCCTATGGCTTTGGATAGAGCGGCTCAATTCATTACAAGTGCAATCAGAGCAAGCTATGGATTTGGATATTCTGAAAGAGAGGGAGTGCTTTTAGAAAGAGTATTAGATACTTTGAAATATCCAATCATGAATAGTCACTATGAATTGATGGAATAA
- a CDS encoding peroxiredoxin, with translation MVVNLMNGDNCLKIGMKAPDFSAQTTFGPIKLSDFKGKWVVLFSHPGDFTPVUTTEFIALAKQYNCFMDRNAVLLGLSIDSNSSHLAWVYNIYQNTGVQIPFPIISDRDGSISRMYGMFSPVTGSTTTVRNVFFIDPNQIIRAILIYPLTNGRNTNEMLRLLIALQTSDMAKVATPANWYPGQPVVVPAPQTYEELLRRVEGEEGLCCVDWYLCYKDLP, from the coding sequence ATGGTGGTGAATTTAATGAATGGAGATAATTGTTTAAAGATAGGGATGAAAGCTCCTGACTTTTCAGCCCAAACAACCTTTGGACCAATAAAACTTTCAGACTTTAAAGGCAAATGGGTAGTTTTGTTTTCTCATCCGGGGGATTTTACTCCTGTCTGAACTACTGAATTTATTGCTTTGGCAAAGCAATATAATTGTTTTATGGACAGGAATGCTGTACTCTTGGGACTTAGTATAGATAGCAATTCTTCTCACTTGGCATGGGTTTATAATATCTATCAAAATACAGGAGTTCAAATACCTTTTCCAATAATTTCAGATAGAGATGGCAGTATATCAAGAATGTATGGTATGTTTTCTCCCGTTACTGGGTCTACAACAACAGTAAGAAATGTATTTTTTATAGACCCGAACCAAATAATTAGGGCGATACTCATCTATCCATTGACTAATGGCAGAAATACCAATGAAATGCTTCGACTTTTAATTGCTCTGCAGACCTCCGATATGGCAAAAGTTGCAACACCAGCTAATTGGTATCCTGGTCAACCAGTTGTTGTACCTGCGCCACAAACATATGAAGAACTTTTAAGAAGAGTAGAAGGCGAAGAAGGTCTATGTTGTGTAGATTGGTATCTTTGCTATAAAGATTTACCTTAA
- a CDS encoding S-layer homology domain-containing protein: MKNRTKKILSILFMSLMIFSNGTTSFAGASDIVNHWAKADILYLSQKDIMKGYPDGTFKPNNYIKKAEFYKIINGIMGYSETAEINFLDVNKGNWFYDEVAKGVKAGYILEKEGQNILPNTYITREEVARIVGITCGLEEDIFSASYFLDHSEIDNLSLGYVGAIKNVGYMTGYPDGTFGPKKQITRAESAKILANISKNMIQTPEIKPEDNTNIEWYYVEPVKQISKDEEFIKLIKELPNLSEINEITVETKTKTENARKLFDGLSDVEKVNVPQGDIDKLLKVEGKIQSLKIPIKSRTKATVEQGQAWAIKKGAHKRFVDAAPIYWQYGELTGMNPEILYIQAAKETNFGKYTGAVRPEMNNWAGIKILNPIGDRTEDHEIFLTPEDGVRGHFNHMGIYCGVAPIGEPHPRWYKTNTVKWAGTIQYVEDLGGLWAPNRDYGISIVRDYLNDLYKTAVPSQEDLYKALQLSNKVDEVAEDDIFEVTEIISEYDGLTYAQKTLVPYNIKDRVEQLRRE; encoded by the coding sequence ATGAAAAATAGGACGAAGAAAATACTATCTATTCTGTTTATGTCATTGATGATATTTTCTAATGGTACTACTTCTTTTGCAGGTGCTTCAGATATAGTGAATCATTGGGCAAAAGCGGACATACTATATTTAAGTCAAAAAGATATCATGAAAGGTTATCCAGATGGAACTTTTAAACCGAACAATTATATAAAAAAAGCGGAATTTTATAAAATCATCAATGGAATAATGGGATATTCGGAAACTGCAGAAATAAATTTTTTAGATGTAAATAAAGGCAATTGGTTCTATGATGAAGTAGCCAAAGGAGTTAAGGCTGGATATATTCTAGAAAAAGAAGGTCAAAATATTTTGCCTAATACATATATTACGCGTGAAGAGGTAGCTAGAATTGTAGGAATTACCTGTGGATTAGAGGAAGATATATTTTCTGCATCGTATTTTTTGGACCATTCAGAGATAGATAATTTATCACTTGGCTATGTTGGAGCTATAAAAAATGTGGGTTATATGACAGGATATCCAGATGGAACATTTGGCCCTAAAAAACAGATAACAAGAGCAGAAAGTGCAAAAATACTTGCCAATATCAGTAAAAATATGATACAAACTCCAGAAATTAAACCAGAAGATAATACAAATATTGAGTGGTATTATGTTGAACCAGTAAAACAAATTTCAAAAGATGAAGAATTTATAAAACTGATTAAAGAACTACCAAATCTAAGTGAAATCAATGAAATTACAGTAGAAACTAAAACAAAGACTGAAAATGCAAGAAAGTTATTTGACGGTTTATCAGATGTGGAAAAAGTTAATGTGCCTCAAGGAGATATTGATAAACTCTTAAAGGTTGAAGGAAAAATTCAATCCTTAAAGATTCCAATCAAGTCAAGAACTAAAGCAACTGTAGAACAGGGACAAGCATGGGCTATAAAAAAAGGTGCTCATAAGAGATTTGTAGATGCAGCTCCTATCTATTGGCAATATGGAGAGTTGACTGGAATGAATCCAGAAATATTATATATACAAGCAGCCAAAGAAACTAATTTTGGGAAATATACTGGGGCAGTGAGACCAGAGATGAATAATTGGGCTGGAATAAAAATACTCAACCCAATAGGCGATAGAACTGAAGATCATGAAATTTTTCTTACACCAGAGGACGGCGTGAGAGGACATTTCAACCATATGGGTATTTACTGTGGAGTTGCTCCAATAGGAGAACCTCATCCTAGATGGTACAAAACTAATACGGTAAAATGGGCAGGAACAATACAGTATGTAGAAGACTTAGGAGGACTTTGGGCTCCAAATAGAGACTATGGTATTTCAATTGTAAGAGATTATTTAAACGATTTATATAAAACAGCAGTACCATCACAAGAGGATTTGTACAAGGCTTTGCAATTAAGCAATAAAGTTGATGAGGTTGCAGAGGATGATATATTCGAGGTAACGGAAATAATCAGTGAATACGATGGTCTTACCTATGCACAAAAAACCTTGGTTCCATACAATATCAAGGATAGGGTAGAACAGTTAAGGAGAGAGTAA
- a CDS encoding pseudouridine synthase, protein MRLNNFISSTGLCSRREADELIKQKKVNVNGQIAELGYIVKPDDKVEVNGKLLEEKKDYVYIALNKPVGIICTTERHVKGNIIDFVNYPERIFPIGRLDKDSEGLILLTSDGSVVNEILREENNHEKEYIVTVNKKITSSFMRNMSRGVKVYNPVKNEYTITKSCKVFKINDRTFKIILSQGLNRQIRRMCSQLGYKVISLKRIRIMNIRLKDLSIGKWRYLTEEELKSIGRK, encoded by the coding sequence ATGAGACTGAACAATTTTATTAGTTCAACGGGGCTTTGTTCTAGGAGAGAAGCTGATGAATTAATTAAGCAAAAAAAGGTGAACGTTAATGGCCAAATTGCAGAGCTTGGATATATAGTGAAACCAGATGATAAAGTTGAAGTGAATGGGAAACTGTTAGAGGAAAAGAAAGACTATGTATATATTGCTCTGAACAAACCAGTGGGTATCATTTGTACAACTGAAAGACATGTGAAGGGAAATATCATAGATTTTGTAAATTATCCTGAAAGAATTTTCCCAATCGGAAGACTCGACAAGGATTCAGAAGGTTTGATTCTTCTTACAAGTGATGGCAGTGTTGTAAATGAAATTTTAAGAGAAGAAAATAATCATGAAAAAGAATATATTGTGACGGTTAATAAAAAAATTACTTCTTCATTTATGAGAAATATGTCTAGAGGAGTTAAAGTTTACAATCCAGTTAAAAATGAATACACAATCACAAAGAGTTGCAAAGTATTTAAGATAAATGACCGAACTTTTAAAATCATTTTGTCTCAAGGATTAAATCGGCAAATTCGAAGAATGTGCAGTCAACTCGGCTATAAGGTCATAAGTTTAAAACGAATTCGAATCATGAATATAAGGCTAAAGGATTTGTCAATAGGGAAATGGAGGTATTTAACAGAAGAAGAGCTAAAGAGCATAGGGAGAAAATAA
- a CDS encoding LysR family transcriptional regulator, whose translation MSVRLDLYKIFCEVAKCESFSKAAKVLFMTQPAVSQAIMQLEEELGMRLFTRTPKGVILTNEGQILFEYANSAMNLISVGEKKVQESKNLMVGELKIGVGDTISRYFLLPYLEKFHNGYPNIKLKVVNRTTLELCTLLKSGEVDIAICNLPIKDSSLEVKELIEIHDVFVYGEKYKKNLSTPLTLEEIAKFPLILLEPKSNSRQYVEKYILSKGIRIKPEIELGSHELLLEFAKINLGVSCVIREFSQEYLQAGVLYEVQTIEEIPKRSIGVCSLKSVSLSPASEKFVDLLERR comes from the coding sequence ATGTCTGTTAGATTGGATTTATATAAAATTTTTTGTGAGGTAGCCAAATGTGAAAGTTTTTCAAAAGCTGCAAAAGTGCTTTTTATGACTCAACCAGCTGTCAGTCAGGCAATCATGCAACTTGAAGAAGAACTTGGAATGCGGCTTTTCACCAGAACTCCTAAGGGTGTTATACTTACAAATGAAGGTCAAATATTGTTTGAATATGCAAATTCAGCTATGAACTTAATAAGTGTAGGAGAAAAAAAGGTACAGGAATCTAAAAATTTAATGGTGGGTGAATTGAAAATAGGTGTTGGAGATACTATTTCACGCTATTTTTTGTTACCTTATTTGGAAAAGTTTCACAATGGATATCCAAATATTAAGCTAAAAGTCGTGAATCGTACAACGCTCGAACTTTGTACACTTTTAAAATCTGGAGAAGTTGATATTGCAATATGCAATTTACCTATTAAGGATTCTTCTTTAGAAGTAAAAGAATTGATAGAAATTCATGATGTCTTTGTATATGGGGAAAAATATAAGAAAAATTTATCTACACCTTTGACACTGGAGGAGATAGCAAAATTTCCACTTATACTACTTGAACCTAAGTCAAATTCAAGACAATATGTAGAAAAATATATTTTATCTAAAGGTATTAGAATTAAACCAGAAATTGAACTTGGTTCTCATGAATTGTTGTTAGAATTTGCAAAAATTAATTTAGGCGTATCATGTGTCATACGAGAATTTTCACAAGAATATCTACAAGCGGGAGTATTGTATGAAGTGCAAACAATTGAAGAGATACCAAAGAGAAGTATAGGAGTTTGTTCTTTGAAAAGTGTATCTCTTTCTCCTGCTTCAGAAAAATTTGTTGATTTATTGGAAAGGAGATAG
- a CDS encoding iron-containing alcohol dehydrogenase has product MTRFTLPRDLYFGSGALNELKNLKDHKKAIVVSGGSSMEKFGFLSKVENILKKNRLEVMFFKGIEPDPSVDTVMKGAEKFKEFEPDVIIAIGGGSTIDAAKAMWVFYEHPEKTFDDIKDPFTIPKLRNKAIFVAIPSTSGTATEVTAFSVITDYSTKIKYPLADFEITPDIAILDTDIPQTMTPKLVAFTGMDALTHAIEAYVASNRSNFSDPLAREAILMIYDNIVDSYNGNVEARGEMHIAQCLAGMAFSNALLGITHSLAHKIGAQYNIPHGGCNAILLPYVIQFNSKISSNRYADLAYMLGLQGKSEKQLTHSLVESINYLNTNLNIPSTLKEMGVKEEIFKTTLDYISENAVLDPCTSSNPRKTSKEEMKKILECAYYGKQVTF; this is encoded by the coding sequence ATGACAAGATTTACATTACCTAGGGATTTATATTTTGGAAGTGGTGCTTTAAATGAATTAAAAAATCTTAAAGATCATAAAAAAGCCATTGTTGTTTCTGGCGGTTCTTCTATGGAAAAATTCGGATTCTTATCTAAAGTCGAAAATATATTAAAAAAAAATAGATTAGAAGTAATGTTTTTTAAAGGTATAGAACCAGATCCTTCTGTAGATACAGTCATGAAAGGTGCTGAAAAATTTAAAGAATTTGAACCTGATGTCATAATTGCCATAGGTGGAGGCTCAACTATAGATGCAGCTAAAGCCATGTGGGTATTTTATGAACATCCAGAAAAGACTTTTGATGATATAAAGGATCCTTTTACTATTCCAAAACTTAGAAATAAAGCGATCTTTGTAGCTATTCCATCAACCAGCGGTACAGCTACTGAAGTTACAGCCTTTTCTGTCATTACTGACTATTCCACAAAAATAAAGTATCCTCTTGCAGACTTTGAAATAACTCCTGATATCGCTATATTGGATACTGACATTCCTCAGACCATGACTCCTAAATTAGTGGCATTCACTGGTATGGATGCACTCACTCACGCTATAGAAGCCTATGTAGCCTCTAACAGATCAAACTTCTCCGATCCATTGGCTAGGGAAGCTATTCTAATGATCTATGACAATATTGTAGATTCTTACAATGGAAACGTAGAGGCAAGAGGAGAAATGCATATTGCTCAATGTTTAGCAGGCATGGCTTTTAGCAACGCACTTTTAGGTATCACTCACAGTTTAGCTCACAAAATAGGAGCTCAATATAATATACCTCATGGAGGATGCAATGCTATATTGCTACCCTATGTAATACAATTTAATTCAAAAATTTCATCAAATCGTTATGCAGATTTAGCATATATGTTGGGATTGCAGGGAAAATCAGAAAAACAATTAACACATTCACTAGTAGAATCCATAAACTACTTAAATACAAATTTAAATATTCCATCTACATTAAAAGAAATGGGTGTAAAAGAAGAAATATTTAAAACTACATTGGACTATATATCTGAAAATGCAGTATTAGACCCATGTACATCTTCAAATCCCAGAAAAACATCAAAAGAAGAAATGAAAAAAATATTGGAGTGCGCTTATTATGGAAAACAAGTAACTTTCTAA